Proteins co-encoded in one Ornithorhynchus anatinus isolate Pmale09 chromosome 14, mOrnAna1.pri.v4, whole genome shotgun sequence genomic window:
- the AP4S1 gene encoding AP-4 complex subunit sigma-1 isoform X2, with the protein MIKFFLMVNKQGQTRLSRYYEHIEMNKRILLEAEVIKNCLSRSKEQCSFIEYKDFKLIYRQYAALFIVVGVNEAENEMAVYELIHNFVEVLDKYFSRVSELDVSFSVQGASLPCVLEVSHCCDQQ; encoded by the exons ATGATCAAGTTTTTCCTTATGGTGAACAAACAAGGGCAGACCAGGCTCTCGAGGTATTATGAACACATTGAGATGAATAAGCGAATCCTCCTGGAGGCTGAAGTAATCAAAAACTGCCTTTCTCGATCCAAAGAGCAG TGCTCGTTCATTGAGTATAAGGATTTCAAACTGATATACCGGCAGTACGCAGCTCTCTTCATAGTGGTAGGAGTCAACGAAGCCGAG AATGAGATGGCTGTATACGAGCTCATCCATAACTTTGTGGAGGTTCTGGACAAGTACTTCAGCAGAGTG AGTGAATTAGATGTATCCTTTTCAGTGCAGGGAGCCTCTCTTCCCTGTGTTTTGGAAGTTTCTCATTGCTGTGATCAA CAGTGA
- the AP4S1 gene encoding AP-4 complex subunit sigma-1 isoform X1 produces the protein MIKFFLMVNKQGQTRLSRYYEHIEMNKRILLEAEVIKNCLSRSKEQCSFIEYKDFKLIYRQYAALFIVVGVNEAENEMAVYELIHNFVEVLDKYFSRVSELDIMFNLDKVHIILDEMLLNGYIVETNKTRILAPLLILDKVTES, from the exons ATGATCAAGTTTTTCCTTATGGTGAACAAACAAGGGCAGACCAGGCTCTCGAGGTATTATGAACACATTGAGATGAATAAGCGAATCCTCCTGGAGGCTGAAGTAATCAAAAACTGCCTTTCTCGATCCAAAGAGCAG TGCTCGTTCATTGAGTATAAGGATTTCAAACTGATATACCGGCAGTACGCAGCTCTCTTCATAGTGGTAGGAGTCAACGAAGCCGAG AATGAGATGGCTGTATACGAGCTCATCCATAACTTTGTGGAGGTTCTGGACAAGTACTTCAGCAGAGTG AGTGAATTAGAT ATAATGTTTAACTTGGATAAAGTACACATCATTCTGGACGAGATGCTGCTGAATGGTTACATCGTCGAGACCAACAAGACCCGGATCCTCGCCCCGCTCCTGATCCTTGACAAAGTGACCGAAAGCTGA